Proteins found in one Drosophila ananassae strain 14024-0371.13 chromosome 4 unlocalized genomic scaffold, ASM1763931v2 tig00000078, whole genome shotgun sequence genomic segment:
- the LOC123257986 gene encoding phosphoribosylformylglycinamidine cyclo-ligase-like — MNTYTRSGIDIELYNKLIKEVKPIAQETTREEVISEIGSFSALFDFAALSKKYDHPVLVSSTDGVGTKLLIAQEVNKHDTIGIDLVAMCVNDLLAQGATPLFFLDYFATGVLTKDVLLSVVKGIAEGCKQAKIALVGGETAEMPGMYGNNHYDLAGFVVGVVDRKQILPNCSMMKAGDYIVGLESSGIHSNGFSLVRHVFKSLGINYNDTSLWNNKSWSEILLEPTKIYVDSLLPIMSQVKGIAHITGGGLVDNIPRILPKNLFANIDINSWKWPDIFLWLTKEGKIEKKEMLKTFNCGIGMVLIVSSENMQNVKNHFQKRGEKIEIIGKLDEACNPPLDRVVFS; from the coding sequence ATGAATACTTATACCAGATCAGGAATAGATATTGAACTATATAATAAGTTAATAAAAGAAGTCAAGCCTATTGCTCAAGAAACTACTAGAGAAGAAGTAATCAGCGAAATAGGTTCATTTTCTGCGTTATTTGATTTTGCTGCACTAAGTAAGAAGTATGACCATCCAGTACTCGTTTCCTCAACTGATGGAGTAGGTACGAAACTGTTGATAGCTCAAGAAGTGAATAAACATGATACTATAGGTATAGATTTAGTTGCAATGTGTGTAAATGACTTACTTGCACAAGGAGCAACGCCTTTGTTTTTCCTTGATTACTTTGCAACAGGCGTTTTGACCAAAGATGTTTTATTATCTGTGGTTAAGGGCATTGCAGAGGGGTGCAAGCAAGCTAAAATAGCATTGGTTGGTGGGGAAACTGCAGAAATGCCTGGAATGTATGGTAATAATCACTATGACCTTGCAGGGTTTGTGGTTGGTGTAGTTGATCGAAAGCAAATTCTTCCAAACTGTAGTATGATGAAAGCAGGTGATTATATAGTTGGCTTAGAGTCAAGTGGAATTCACTCAAATGGGTTTTCTTTAGTGCGCCATGTTTTCAAAAGCTTAGGTATAAATTATAACGATACATCTCTATGGAATAATAAATCTTGGAGTGAAATACTACTTgaaccaacaaaaatatatgttgATTCTTTGCTGCCTATCATGTCACAAGTAAAAGGTATTGCGCACATCACGGGTGGTGGTTTGGTAGACAATATTCCGCGAATTCTTCCAAAAAACTTATTTGCAAACATAGACATTAATTCCTGGAAATGGccagatatatttttatggctaacaaaGGAGGGTAAAATAGAGAAGAAAGAAATGCTAAAAACATTTAATTGTGGTATTGGTATGGTATTGATCGTAAGTTCTGAGAATATGCAAAACGTGAAAAATCATTTCCAAAAACGtggagaaaaaattgaaattattggAAAACTTGATGAGGCATGTAACCCTCCACTTGATAGAGTAGTATTTAGTTAA
- the LOC123257976 gene encoding probable lipid II flippase MurJ, whose protein sequence is MFKSIFTFSFFTAISRISGLIRDVLIATVIGANSLADIFFSSFRFANLFRAFFAEGAFTTSFIPLYSTESYDNKKAFNFASSVISITFIILVIFCLIMQTFSPYMIQIFAPGFDQSKFTLTVTLSRIMMPYIIFVSIASLIGGMLQVKQHFASTAIAPIVLNLCLIISLFVPYVKTPAHNLSIAVLIGGIFQLLLILFSAYKLKAAFSFSLELSNEVRLFFKRVIPAIINNCVTQISLWIDTIMASFIPNAVSYIYYADRLNQLPQGIIGTAIGTVLLPLISKQVNNTENIVKIQNKALNIGLMLIMPTTAAFIIIPDIILLTLFSYGRFDHYAVQQTVPTLIAFSLSLPAFIINKVLLPTFFAKGNLKIPTIFSLMCLGINVVLNLLLMNKYQHTGIAIATSVSTWINSILLISYLTINKMYKVSQALLLNIMKIFVATAVMSIALYIFNSLLAGLFFDKMLARIVYLATLIALSVIVYFGTLYLTFRGSLNNLKYV, encoded by the coding sequence ATGTTTAAAAGTATTTTcacatttagtttttttacgGCTATTTCAAGGATCTCAGGGTTAATAAGAGATGTATTGATTGCTACAGTTATTGGTGCAAACTCTCTTGCagacatatttttttcttcgttTCGCTTTGCCAATCTATTTCGAGCATTTTTTGCAGAAGGAGCGTTCACTACCTCATTCATACCGTTATACTCGACAGAATCATATGATAATAAGAAGGCATTTAATTTTGCAAGTAGTGTAATATCCATTACGTTTATTATCTTAGTAATTTTTTGCCTTATCATGCAAACTTTCTCCCCTTATATGATTCAAATTTTTGCTCCTGGATTTGACCAAAGTAAGTTTACCCTTACTGTTACTTTATCAAGAATTATGATGCCCTACATAATCTTTGTTTCAATTGCATCACTTATTGGTGGAATGCTGCAAGTAAAGCAGCATTTTGCTTCAACAGCTATTGCACCAATCGTTTTGAATCTCTGTTTAATCATCAGTTTGTTTGTGCCTTACGTAAAAACTCCAgcgcacaacctttctatagCTGTTCTTATAGGAGGAATTTTCCAGCTACTTTTGATACTATTTAGTGCATACAAGTTAAAGGCAGCTTTTTCTTTTAGCCTTGAATTAAGCAATGAAGTAAGGTTGTTTTTTAAGCGTGTGATACCTGCAATTATCAACAATTGTGTAACTCAAATAAGCTTATGGATTGATACAATAATGGCAAGTTTTATACCAAATGCGGTGTCTTATATATATTATGCCGATAGACTAAATCAACTACCGCAGGGAATAATCGGTACTGCAATTGGTACAGTGCTTCTTCCTCTAATTTCAAAACAGGTGAATAATACTGAAAATATAGTCAAAATACAGAACAAGGCTCTCAACATAGGATTAATGTTAATTATGCCAACAACTGCTGCCTTTATCATTATTCCCGACATAATTTTACTTACGCTTTTTTCTTACGGCCGGTTTGATCATTATGCAGTGCAGCAAACTGTTCCCACTTTAATAGCATTTTCTCTTTCTTTACCTgcatttattataaataaagtATTGCTACCTACATTTTTTGCTAAAGGCAATCTGAAAATACCAACCATATTTTCGCTAATGTGTCTTGGAATTAATGTAGTGCTAAACCTTTTGTTAATGAACAAGTATCAGCATACGGGGATTGCTATTGCTACTTCCGTTTCCACTTGGATAAACTCCATTCTATTAATTAGTtatttaacaataaataaGATGTATAAGGTTAGCCAAGCGTTATTGTTAAATATCATGAAAATTTTTGTAGCAACGGCAGTCATGTCAATAGccctttatatttttaattctttgtTGGCAGgattattttttgataaaatgtTGGCTCGTATTGTTTATTTAGCGACTTTAATAGCTTTGAgtgttattgtttattttggtACTCTTTACTTAACTTTTAGAGGAAGTTTGAATAATTTGAAATATGTATAA
- the LOC123257977 gene encoding putative carboxypeptidase RC0549, which yields MIVYLLYFILTLCANTSIHAIDQVDIIAPSSKGKESDLTTIKEYVEALDFNPHISEKIYSNDNPFYSNSDEFRANDLVSALTGDSKIIWCIRGGEGASRLIPYLEKLPNDKKERIAQNKKILIGYSDITALHIHLQAKYDWQTLHGTMLEMIVNNSVSESSVEKLKELILNKRDSIRFDNLKTINNGIRLKDGRLKSKIIGGNMTLVENSIGTVWQINAKGKILFLEDIRVYPYAIERSLDHLKQAHIFDGVHAVIFGDFVNCYNDNLVEVVKERFAKSVNFPVFTMKGVGHGHTNDPLPFNTHAIISVQDEKEGLFFMDVQNVSYT from the coding sequence atgattgtttatcttttatatttcattctcACTTTATGTGCTAACACAAGTATTCATGCAATCGACCAAGTTGATATTATTGCTCCTTCCTCCAAGGGAAAAGAATCAGATCTGACTACCATAAAAGAATATGTAGAAGCTTTGGATTTTAATCCCCATATTTCGGAGAAAATATATAGTAATGATAATCCATTTTATTCCAACTCTGATGAATTCAGAGCAAATGATTTGGTTAGTGCACTAACCGGTGATAGTAAAATAATCTGGTGTATCAGAGGAGGAGAAGGGGCTTCTCGGTTAATTCCCTATCTAGAAAAGTTACCCAAtgataaaaaagaaaggattGCTCAAAACAAAAAGATCCTCATAGGCTATAGCGATATAACTGCCTTGCACATCCATCTACAAGCTAAATATGATTGGCAAACTCTTCACGGCACCATGTTGGAAATGATAGTAAATAACTCCGTTTCTGAAAGCTctgttgaaaaattgaaagagTTAATTCTTAACAAGCGGGATTCTATCAGATTTGATAACCTAAAGACGATAAATAATGGCATTAGACTAAAAGATGGCAGATTAAAGTCTAAAATCATCGGTGGTAATATGACTTTAGTTGAAAACAGTATAGGAACTGTTTGGCAAATAAATGCGAAAGgtaaaattctatttttagagGACATAAGAGTCTACCCATACGCAATAGAGCGCAGTTTAGATCACCTAAAACAAGCTCACATCTTTGATGGAGTACATGCAGTAATCTTTGGGGATTTCGTTAACTGCTATAACGATAACCTTGTTGAAGTTGTAAAAGAAAGGTTTGCAAAAAGTGTTAACTTTCCTGTATTTACAATGAAAGGGGTAGGCCATGGACATACAAATGATCCTTTACCTTTTAACACTCACGCTATTATTAGCGTTCAAGACGAAAAAGAAGGTTTGTTTTTTATGGACGTGCAGAATGTTAGCTACACATAG
- the LOC123257975 gene encoding uncharacterized protein RBE_0759-like produces MFEAHMNFNIFQRKKSAVFTKYSALQLMMEPSWSKRDYVSFAEEGYIKNVIAFRAINMIASAASSVPLTLCQLTDQGKSQLKAHPLLKLLYSPNPMTSKSEFIEGIVTYRLVNGNSYILMVESQNNRKPPTELYLLRPDRVEIVPGRNNVPYIYRYAINNNSYDFKVDKLTGCSAVLHLKTFNPLNDWYGLSPIEAAAYSIDQHNQAGAWNQAMLQNGARPSGAIVVKSAKDGSGGSLSQEQYQRLKAQINDHYSGSINAGRPILLEGGLEWKEMSLSPRDMDFIESKHSSARDIALAFGVPPQLLGIPGDNTYSNLVEARLSLWEQTVLPTLENIICHLNSWLIPRFGEDLCLSYDKDTIEILMEKRQKLWKYVENASFMTLNEKREAFGLPPQPGGDKLS; encoded by the exons ATGTTC gAGGCACATATGAATTTCAACATctttcaaagaaaaaaaagcgcAGTATTTACTAAATATTCTGCTTTGCAGCTAATGATGGAGCCAAGTTGGAGTAAGCGTGATTATGTAAGTTTTGCTGAGGAAGGTTacataaaaaatgttattgcCTTTCGAGCAATCAATATGATTGCAAGTGCTGCATCTTCGGTACCTCTTACTCTCTGCCAGCTTACTGACCAGGGAAAATCGCAACTAAAAGCCCATCCATTACTGAAATTACTTTATTCTCCTAACCCAATGACATCAAAATCGGAATTTATTGAGGGGATTGTAACTTATCGGTTAGTTAACGGCAATTCTTATATATTGATGGTTGAGTCGCAGAACAATAGAAAACCACCAACAGAGCTTTATCTTCTGCGCCCAGATAGGGTTGAAATTGTTCCAGGGAGAAATAACGTTCCTTATATCTATCGTTATGCCATAAATAACAACAGTTATGACTTTAAAGTTGATAAACTAACTGGATGTTCAGCAGTGTTGCACTTAAAGACCTTTAATCCTTTGAATGATTGGTATGGGCTATCACCAATTGAGGCAGCTGCATATAGCATAGATCAGCATAATCAGGCGGGTGCTTGGAATCAAGCGATGTTGCAAAACGGAGCAAGACCAAGTGGTGCAATAGTTGTGAAATCAGCGAAAGATGGAAGTGGTGGAAGTTTAAGTCAAGAGCAGTACCAACGCTTAAAAGCGCAAATAAATGATCATTATTCAGGTTCTATAAACGCTGGAAGACCGATATTGCTTGAAGGAGGCTtggagtggaaggaaatgagCTTATCACCAAGGGATATGGATTTTATTGAGTCCAAACACAGTTCAGCTCGTGATATTGCCCTGGCTTTTGGCGTTCCGCCGCAGTTGCTTGGCATACCAGGTGATAACACTTATAGCAATTTAGTCGAAGCACGCCTGTCCCTTTGGGAGCAGACGGTTTTACCAACGCTAGAAAATATTATCTGTCACCTGAATTCTTGGCTGATACCAAGATTTGGTGAAGATCTGTGCTTGTCGTATGACAAAGATACAATAGAAATTCTCATGGAAAAGAGACAAAAGTTGTGGAAATACGTAGAAAATGCAAGCTTTATGACACTCAATGAAAAAAGGGAAGCATTTGGCTTGCCACCACAGCCAGGTGGTGATAAATTGAGTTga